In Candidatus Desulforudis audaxviator MP104C, a genomic segment contains:
- the ppcA gene encoding phosphoenolpyruvate carboxylase gives MKTQRKISRTMSTQHPDNVTVPFFANSQDMSGEDEIQEAYYVISHLQCQEQMWDCEGKEVDNFVVRKLLTQYEHFFAHNRLGRDVFLTLRVPNPTVEHTEGKVLIETLQSIPRSFDAARLVYGEEIPPIFEVILPMTTSHKCLNRVYYFYKDFVAGRQTLPFYPGDISIAEWVGDFKPEEINVIPLFEDRHHMLEAAAILRRYLENKPFTYQRVFLARSDPALNYGMISAVLLNKVALQRLAALEKETGVEIYPILGVGSAPFRGNLKPHTVERVLAEYPDVQTFTIQSAFKYDYPVTTVLEGIRKINAASRGQAGEVDAERCIRIIDSVSRAYASKVRVLAPVVNYVASAIPPRRKRKLHIGLFGYARKTSGVSLPRAIGFCAACYSIGLPPELLGYAGLDKEDARYLQTVYHQLDQDLEDALPFFNEDVFKLVPELRHLLRTELFPFRADEEHRKITSRIIKAVREDRREGLTHLILEAGYLRGFLG, from the coding sequence TTGAAGACACAACGCAAAATTTCCAGAACAATGAGCACGCAGCACCCCGACAACGTGACGGTACCTTTCTTTGCCAACAGTCAGGACATGTCCGGTGAGGATGAAATTCAAGAAGCGTATTACGTGATTTCCCACCTGCAGTGTCAGGAGCAAATGTGGGACTGCGAAGGGAAAGAGGTAGATAATTTTGTTGTCAGGAAGCTCCTGACCCAGTACGAGCATTTTTTTGCTCATAACCGTCTGGGGCGGGACGTTTTCCTGACCCTCCGGGTTCCCAACCCCACGGTGGAGCACACGGAAGGCAAGGTTCTAATTGAAACCCTACAGTCCATTCCCCGTTCGTTTGATGCGGCGCGATTGGTGTACGGAGAGGAAATACCCCCTATCTTTGAGGTCATTTTGCCCATGACCACCTCGCACAAGTGCCTGAACCGGGTTTACTACTTCTACAAGGACTTTGTTGCCGGACGCCAGACCCTGCCCTTTTACCCCGGAGACATCTCAATCGCCGAGTGGGTCGGCGATTTTAAGCCCGAGGAGATCAACGTCATTCCTCTTTTTGAAGACCGGCACCACATGCTGGAAGCTGCTGCTATCCTGCGGCGATACCTGGAAAACAAGCCGTTTACCTACCAGCGCGTTTTTCTCGCCCGCTCCGATCCCGCCCTGAACTACGGCATGATCAGCGCCGTCTTGTTGAACAAGGTGGCCCTGCAACGGCTGGCCGCTCTCGAAAAGGAAACCGGCGTCGAAATATATCCCATTCTCGGCGTAGGTTCGGCTCCTTTCCGGGGCAACCTAAAGCCGCACACGGTGGAGAGGGTGCTGGCCGAATACCCGGACGTGCAAACATTCACCATCCAGTCGGCGTTTAAGTACGACTACCCGGTAACCACGGTTTTGGAGGGTATAAGGAAGATTAACGCGGCGTCCCGCGGGCAAGCCGGGGAAGTCGACGCAGAGCGGTGCATCCGCATTATCGATAGCGTGTCCCGCGCGTATGCCAGCAAGGTACGCGTCCTGGCACCGGTGGTCAACTACGTGGCCTCAGCCATTCCACCGCGGCGAAAGCGCAAACTGCACATCGGGTTGTTCGGGTATGCGCGGAAAACCAGCGGCGTGAGCCTACCGCGCGCTATCGGCTTCTGCGCCGCCTGTTACTCGATCGGTCTACCGCCGGAATTGCTGGGGTACGCGGGCCTGGACAAGGAGGATGCCCGCTACCTGCAAACCGTATACCACCAGTTAGATCAGGACCTTGAAGATGCTTTGCCCTTCTTTAATGAGGATGTTTTCAAGCTTGTGCCGGAATTGAGGCATCTTCTGCGAACGGAACTGTTTCCTTTCCGGGCAGATGAAGAACACCGCAAGATTACCTCGCGAATCATTAAGGCCGTGCGGGAAGATCGGCGCGAAGGTCTGACACACCTTATACTGGAAGCTGGGTACCTGCGCGGTTTCCTGGGTTAA
- a CDS encoding diguanylate cyclase domain-containing protein: MNSGRRTEKTEWGLGFLERIVDSLPDGVLAVDREGRAIVWNRAAEEMTGVRKEEVLGRGEYAYAVPFYGEPRPILVNILLGNGREWERKYEKIERKGQVLVGEGFAPYAYGGRGLHFWTIAAPIYDEAGNLLGAVQCIRDIGERKQMEDKLRHWSTHDALTGLYNRAFFEEELRRLEKGRSFPVSLILCDIDDLKVVNDTLGHARGDELLRRAARVIASCVRGSDLVARVGGDEFAAVLPQTDRAAAEEVARRITQAAAEDNAGRPEFPLSISVGTATAEDPGRPLVEAYKEADDAMYRDKLARGAEPREAWKKADEMAFLYDFSRTVQETLEVSEVAQRALEAVLKVTGATSGSVVMLSEEMPGALAAETAATLEPGDEFRVVPAGEVVAAVERETRAVHFDSRPGAGTAAERRPAVAVPLMVEGKVTGVLTIAGRPEGAPFSEEEAAFLTTLGTGLGLTLQNARLYRQLQARAAMLERLIELGQALAGHLEESKVLEAALAGVGEVLGAQWYALCLLDEETGELVLKASSGMSAELQGRAARVRPEGSLLGEVLRRGEPVAVDDTAAAGPGMQLPYYAPEMRAVAVAPVRAGGKILGTLKVYSPVPRRWSEEEVGYLATVAGQVGLALENARLYASLRQYYLSTLQALAAALEAKDKYTRGHSVRVARLGQACARALGLSDEEREQLYLAALLHDIGKIGIPESILLKPGPLEPAEWEEVRSHPVVGERIVEPAGFHPQVVAAIRHHHEDWSGGGYPDGLAGEEIPLLARIISAADAYDAMTSDRPYRRARTAEEAIEELRRGAGRQFDPRVVDAFLRIPAAEMEEIGGGGGALITLLTEVLCSWQFKEMNPVVNPGHIHAGESRWRSEA; this comes from the coding sequence GTGAACTCAGGACGGCGAACGGAAAAGACAGAGTGGGGACTGGGCTTTCTCGAGAGGATCGTCGACTCCCTCCCGGATGGCGTCCTTGCCGTCGACCGCGAAGGCAGGGCGATCGTGTGGAACCGGGCCGCGGAAGAAATGACGGGAGTCAGGAAGGAAGAAGTGCTGGGCAGGGGCGAATACGCCTATGCCGTCCCGTTTTACGGGGAACCCAGGCCCATCCTCGTAAACATCCTGCTGGGCAACGGTAGGGAGTGGGAGCGGAAGTACGAGAAAATCGAGCGGAAGGGCCAGGTTCTTGTCGGCGAAGGTTTTGCCCCTTACGCTTACGGCGGCAGAGGCCTTCATTTCTGGACCATTGCGGCGCCAATCTATGATGAAGCGGGAAACTTGCTCGGGGCGGTCCAGTGCATCCGCGACATCGGCGAGCGCAAGCAGATGGAGGATAAACTGAGGCACTGGAGCACCCATGACGCTCTCACCGGGCTTTACAACCGCGCCTTCTTCGAGGAGGAACTGCGGCGGCTGGAGAAAGGTCGCTCCTTTCCTGTAAGTCTCATCCTCTGCGACATCGACGACCTGAAGGTGGTTAACGACACCTTGGGCCACGCGCGGGGCGACGAGCTCTTACGCCGCGCCGCCAGGGTGATCGCCAGCTGCGTCCGGGGGTCCGACCTGGTGGCCCGGGTCGGCGGAGATGAATTTGCCGCGGTGCTGCCGCAAACGGACCGGGCGGCGGCGGAGGAAGTGGCGCGGCGCATAACCCAGGCCGCGGCGGAGGATAATGCGGGGCGCCCCGAGTTCCCCCTGAGCATTTCGGTGGGCACGGCCACGGCCGAAGATCCGGGGCGTCCGCTGGTCGAGGCATACAAAGAGGCCGACGACGCCATGTACAGGGACAAGCTGGCCCGGGGGGCGGAGCCGCGAGAGGCCTGGAAGAAAGCGGACGAAATGGCCTTTCTCTACGACTTCTCCCGAACGGTACAAGAAACCCTCGAGGTAAGCGAGGTGGCGCAGCGGGCCCTGGAGGCGGTGCTGAAGGTGACCGGCGCCACCAGCGGGTCCGTGGTGATGCTGAGCGAGGAGATGCCGGGGGCCCTGGCTGCCGAGACGGCGGCGACCCTGGAGCCCGGCGACGAGTTCCGGGTCGTGCCGGCCGGCGAAGTCGTTGCCGCCGTCGAGCGGGAAACGCGCGCCGTGCACTTCGACAGCCGCCCCGGAGCCGGTACGGCCGCAGAAAGGCGGCCGGCGGTAGCCGTGCCCCTCATGGTAGAGGGCAAGGTGACGGGCGTGCTGACCATCGCGGGCCGGCCGGAAGGCGCGCCCTTCAGCGAGGAGGAGGCCGCTTTCTTGACCACCCTGGGCACCGGCCTGGGGCTGACGCTGCAAAACGCCCGCCTTTATCGTCAACTCCAGGCGAGGGCGGCCATGCTGGAACGCCTGATCGAGCTGGGACAGGCGCTGGCCGGCCACCTCGAGGAGAGCAAGGTGCTCGAAGCAGCTCTGGCTGGTGTAGGGGAGGTCCTTGGCGCGCAGTGGTATGCGCTGTGCCTGCTTGATGAGGAGACGGGCGAACTGGTGCTCAAGGCCAGCTCGGGCATGAGCGCGGAGCTGCAGGGAAGAGCGGCCCGTGTCCGGCCGGAGGGCAGCCTGCTGGGCGAAGTGCTCCGGAGAGGGGAGCCGGTGGCGGTGGACGATACGGCCGCCGCCGGGCCCGGCATGCAGCTGCCCTATTACGCGCCCGAGATGCGGGCGGTGGCTGTGGCGCCGGTAAGAGCGGGGGGCAAGATTCTGGGCACCCTGAAGGTGTACTCTCCAGTACCGCGACGCTGGTCAGAAGAAGAAGTTGGGTATCTGGCCACCGTGGCGGGCCAGGTGGGCTTGGCGCTGGAAAATGCCCGCCTGTACGCGTCCCTGCGCCAGTACTACCTGAGCACCCTGCAGGCGCTGGCAGCGGCCCTGGAGGCCAAGGACAAGTATACGCGGGGGCACTCCGTGCGGGTGGCCCGGCTGGGGCAGGCGTGCGCCCGGGCCCTGGGCTTAAGCGATGAGGAGCGGGAGCAGCTCTACCTAGCCGCGCTCCTGCACGACATAGGCAAAATCGGCATACCCGAGAGCATTCTTTTAAAGCCCGGACCCCTTGAGCCGGCGGAGTGGGAGGAGGTTAGGAGCCACCCTGTGGTGGGAGAAAGGATCGTGGAGCCGGCCGGGTTTCATCCGCAGGTGGTTGCTGCCATACGGCACCACCACGAGGACTGGAGTGGGGGTGGCTACCCGGACGGCCTGGCCGGGGAGGAGATACCCCTCCTGGCGCGCATTATCAGCGCGGCTGACGCTTACGACGCCATGACCTCCGACAGGCCTTACCGCCGCGCACGCACGGCCGAAGAAGCAATCGAGGAGCTGCGCCGGGGAGCAGGGCGGCAGTTCGACCCGCGTGTGGTGGACGCGTTTCTGCGGATACCCGCTGCAGAAATGGAAGAAATTGGGGGGGGGGGGGGTGCCTTGATCACCCTTCTCACCGAAGTTTTGTGCAGTTGGCAGTTTAAGGAAATGAACCCGGTGGTGAACCCGGGCCATATCCACGCCGGAGAAAGCAGATGGAGGTCGGAAGCATGA